In a genomic window of Glaciimonas sp. PCH181:
- a CDS encoding alpha/beta hydrolase, translating into MNTIPSTPDLHTDADLGLSYRIRQPVPLKPTRCVVLLHGVGGNETNLIDFAAGIDPQTLVIFPRGPLQLAAQQFAWFRVAFTSAGPSIVAEEAESSREALIHFVQQVQARYGISARNTVIAGFSQGGILSASVALSAPERVAGFGILSGRILPELTPHIADKGRLENLRAFIGHGEFDTKLPVMWAQRSDQLLGELGVAHLTHLYPIDHGISLAMKTDFLEWLDGLLKVSVNGN; encoded by the coding sequence ATGAACACAATCCCATCCACCCCAGACCTGCACACGGATGCCGACCTGGGCCTGTCTTATCGAATTCGGCAACCGGTGCCGCTCAAGCCCACCCGGTGTGTGGTCCTTCTGCATGGCGTCGGTGGCAATGAGACGAACTTGATCGACTTTGCCGCGGGCATAGACCCACAAACCCTGGTGATCTTTCCGCGCGGTCCATTGCAATTGGCGGCGCAGCAATTTGCCTGGTTCAGGGTTGCATTCACCTCGGCAGGACCCAGCATCGTGGCTGAAGAAGCCGAGAGCAGCCGGGAGGCCTTGATCCATTTTGTGCAACAGGTGCAGGCGCGGTATGGTATCTCGGCGCGCAACACGGTCATTGCCGGCTTCAGCCAGGGCGGTATCCTCAGTGCAAGTGTGGCCCTGAGCGCACCCGAACGCGTCGCAGGCTTTGGTATTTTGTCTGGCCGCATTCTGCCTGAGCTCACCCCGCATATTGCCGACAAAGGGCGGCTAGAAAACCTTCGCGCTTTTATCGGCCATGGCGAGTTTGATACCAAGCTGCCAGTGATGTGGGCGCAGCGCTCGGACCAATTACTGGGCGAATTGGGTGTGGCGCATCTCACGCATCTTTATCCCATCGACCATGGCATCAGCTTGGCCATGAAAACCGATTTTTTGGAATGGCTTGATGGCCTGTTAAAAGTATCCGTCAACGGAAAT